A window of Hyperolius riggenbachi isolate aHypRig1 chromosome 1, aHypRig1.pri, whole genome shotgun sequence contains these coding sequences:
- the LOC137544267 gene encoding olfactory receptor 2A12-like has product MTLHENQTTNAEIVIIGFEGLSDYRIPLFFLLLFLYTFSSSENLLIIFLVSRSPSLHSPMYILISNLLFCELLYSTDLIPLMLHHILAERAVIYHLGCTVQLTIAGSVTIVDILLLMLMSYDRYLAVCQPLRYSVLMHNRLCACLVTVFWLITILLNIVIFYFVIRLKFCCPVLIDHFYCDFTPLVSLACSDVSPLVSYALWVSAMLTIVPFGLIVISYTVIIVEILRIRSSTGRQKAFSTCSSHLLVVSLGFGFAIVLYLLPRSSNYMNIYKAMSFVFFAVNPVMNPIIYTLRNKDIKKALKAALSEIKHNCVVNKH; this is encoded by the coding sequence ATGACGCTTCATGAGAATCAGACAACTAATGCTGAAATTGTGATCATCGGGTTTGAAGGCCTCAGTGATTACAGGATTCCTCTTTTCTTCCTCTTACTTTTCCTCTACACATTTTCTTCTTCTGAGAACCTCCTGATCATCTTTTTAGTTAGTAGAAGCCCTTCTCTGCATTCTCCTATGTACATTTTGATCAGCAATTTGCTCTTCTGTGAACTTCTCTACAGTACAGACCTGATTCCACTGATGCTCCACCACATCCTAGCAGAGCGAGCCGTCATCTACCATCTCGGCTGTACTGTTCAGTTGACCATAGCTGGATCTGTAACAATCGTTGACATTCTCCTGCTTATGCTGATGTCCTATGACAGATATCTGGCTGTTTGCCAACCACTGAGATATTCTGTTCTCATGCACAATAGGCTGTGTGCATGTTTAGTAACTGTTTTTTGGCTAATTACAATCCTGCTTAATATAGTCATCTTTTATTTTGTAATTCGCCTAAAATTTTGCTGCCCTGTTCTTATCGATCATTTTTACTGTGACTTCACTCCTTTGGTGTCTCTTGCGTGCTCTGACGTATCGCCTCTTGTTTCATATGCATTATGGGTCAGCGCTATGCTAACTATTGTTCCTTTTGGATTAATTGTCATATCATACACGGTTATCATAGTGGAGATCCTCAGGATACGTTCATCGACGGGACGTCAGAAAGCCTTCTCCACCTGCAGCTCCCATCTCCTGGTGGTGTCCTTAGGTTTTGGCTTCGCTATTGTCTTATACTTGTTGCCGAGAAGCAGCAACTATATGAATATCTATAAAGCCATGTCCTTCGTGTTCTTTGCAGTGAATCCAGTTATGAACCCCATCATTTATACTTTAAGGAATAAGGATATTAAGAAAGCGTTGAAGGCAGCATTGAGTGAAATTAAACACAATTGCGTTGTAAACAAACATTAA